DNA sequence from the Uloborus diversus isolate 005 chromosome 1, Udiv.v.3.1, whole genome shotgun sequence genome:
AGGCTTGAGCACAGTTTTCTGTTGCTCAGCTGGTGTcttctttttaagcacttttattataagGGAGAATGGTAATGAATGGTCCATGAGGATGAATGGGCCactaaacaaaatatgaaaaagtatttgcataaaattattttaaatgccatTAATAGATGGAACTATTTGTTCTACGAAACTTGTCCAATTTTCAGTTGTTTGAGATAACCCATTTTTCCCACTAGAGTAGGATGGTCAAGAATctgattgaaaagtaattttttcccttttcattaatataaatacTAGCTAAAAAGTATCTATTATTTCACTGCATACATGTAatcataataaatattttaaatctaggCTTCTCCATAGCAAGGTTGAAATTTATACcctatcattgctttcttaggatttttatcctaaTCTATGCCGGTAATCGAATACGGGGCTAAGTAAAAGTAAATATTAGGATCTTTTTCACGAGGAACTTGTACCTTGTGAAATATGAATTAATTTTGCAAACCTTTAATATtcaaatggttctaattaaattagcacgcAAACAAATCCTAAAGAGGAACAAGGTTTTATTTTCGTgccaaatgcttaaagttttagacacataTAATatagctttttttcccttttagtattaagcatttctgtaaaaaaaaagacttgaaatTTTGTAATGGTAACATtgttctatttctgaaatacatttgcactaagaagaataaaataacagaatttaaaaaaaaaaatactaagcacttttcataatgcactcaaaagaataaaataacttttctgcctcagaaagaacaatatttaagtattcctgttgttttcaattattccaaaaaaGTGACTCCTCAAACgtggaaaagtgcggctcaagtcatttcaaaccaaactttcccagaaaaatatgcatgtttcaacgctCAAATTTATGGCAGAAAGTtagataagaaattctctacttGACTTTAGCCGCACTTTTCCTCCTTTGTGGAGtcactttcttggaataattgaaaactgcaGAAAACTTGAATATTGTCCCTTCTGACCcacaaaagttattttgtccttttgagtgtacagtagaacctcgattatccgaagtaATTGGGACCGAACCTACTTCGGATAATCGAAAACTTCGGATAATCGAGAATTCATCTATAATCATCTAGTTTAATATGTAGAGTCGTCGTTCAACTGTTATGGCTATTTTTactgttaaagaaattaaaattataaatgaaaattaatttatttctggaaCAAAATTTACAATGGTTTAAATGGAAGTTTCATCTGGTGCAATTTCGCCGTCCTTTGCCGTGCAGCTCTATCCcgaagttttcttaaaatcatgagTTCAGAGGAATCACACTGTTCCTGTTGTTCCAACCAAGCAAGACCTTTTGCAAAACTCTCAAATGCATCATTGTTACTTATCTTATTTGTTCCAGAATCATTCTCATCTTCATCATCTTCTTTTGGAGAATTCCGGACTTCTGCTATTAAGTCCTCATCATTGAGCAACTGGAAGCCTGCATCTTCCATGTCACAATTCAACCAATCTGTAATTTCTCTATCACCACAATTTTCAAAGCCTTTCATTGTGCTGAAAACGCTTGAAAACTCAGTAACAATATCTTTCGCAATGTCAGTAGCATTTTCATCTGTGCCACTTGAAGAATTCGGCAAAAGTTTTCTCCAACTTCGTCTTAGTGTCGATTGCGGCAAAGATTCCCACGCGTCACTGATCATATAAATGCAGTCTTTGATGTTGATCGTTTTCCAAAACTCAACTATTGAAACTGCACCAGATTCAGAATCtccttcaaaaagtaattttctgaTAAACTGCTTTCGGTAACGTCGTTTTAAAGATTCTAAGACTCCCTGATCCATAGGCTGCAGCAGAGATGTTATATTGGGGGGCAAAAATAAACACCGGATGTTACCAGATTTTAAAGAGTTATGTTCCGGATGAGCTGGACAGTTGTCGAATAACGGAAGCGctccattcaaatgttttttttcttgccaagatTTCACTGCAGgcacgaaaatatcaaaaaaccacttggaaaacaaattggaatccatccaagcatttttttgatttaaatagtgTACAGGAAGAGCAGATCTGTTTACATTCTTAAAACACCTCGGATTCTTACTTTTCCCAACAACAGCTAGTTCAAGCTTGTGGGAACCCGATGCGTTGGAGCAGGCTAAAACAGTGACCCAATCTTTCATTCGTTTCCTTCCGGGAGCAGAAGTTTCATTTGCCGCAGCTAAAGTTTTTTCAGGAAGGGCCTTCCAATACAGTCCGGTTTCATCGCAGTTGTAAATTTGATCTGGGGATAAATTCTCATCTCTTATCAAATCTTCAATCTTTGAAACAAATGAATCAACTTCTGCGAcatttccagacaatttttcccCCTCGATATTGAGTTGCCTTATACCATGGCGAATTTTGAATTTCTCTAACCAGCCACTACTGGCTTTGAAGTCATCAGAACCACCAAGCTTCGAGTTGAGAATCAAACCTTTTTCTTGAATCATTGGTCCAGATTCCTTCATCTTTTCTGCACAAACCATTTGTACAAAGTCGCATCTAAATCTGTATGATcggctaatttcattgtttttcggaATTTGGCACCTTTCGTGATATCAAACTCAGCAAAGCACTTTAATTTTTTCCGAGTTTCTTTTCATTTCACTCACGGTTGACACACCAACGTGAAACTCTTTCGCAAGTTTTGTAACAGCTTCACCAGATTCTAGTCTCGTTACAATATCATATTTTTCCTGTATGGTTAATACGATTCTTTTTCTCTTAATGGAAGCCATCATAAAGAAGAAAACAtgagtttcaaaaataagaaaaacaatgctTTAGTTCTATCAGATCCCCCGGCAGGTCAAAACTACCAACTTCACTGATAGCACTCAAGAAAATTCTGATCGAAAATGTAGGAGCAGAAAAAGAGAACCCACAGATTAGCACGAAATTTCCGGGAAATTTCGAATTCTGGCCAGCTGCCCAGCCCAACGCGACAGAGAACAGCAAACGGGTTTTCCTTCTTTTCCCTTTTCCTGGAATAGGTTCACAAAAGATAAGTGACACAGAGTGACCTCCCCCTTTTCAAATTCTGCTGCGAAGAAAACTTCTCTGCTCTTGAGATTACAAAAGAGGTGATTCTTTGCACTTGCTTACAATCAGACGGTGCAATAACATTTGATTGTTCTGGGCCTCGGCAGTATGACCTTCCAAATTTCGAAATGACATGTGTTTTTGTTTAGAACAGGAACGCTTGAAAGTAGGGGAGAGTATACTCATATCAAGAATTGAGCTAGTGAGAAGGAATTCCAAACTATTTATCTGCACTCGTAGTTTGGAAAAAACGGCTGACATGCAAAAGAAATGTggggagaaaaaatttaaaaatggatgttcgtttagagaaaattttagataataataggaaaaaaaaagagaattgaaACCGACTTCGGTTAATGGAGAGTTTCGGTTAATAGAGGTTCGGAtaagagaggttctactgtattatgaaagtgcttagtattttttttaaaaattctgttactatattattttttgatatccAATTTTTTTCGATTATTCACAGAAAtgttttacttttcactttgcagttttaattgaaaaaaaaaactgcattttaaaagtttttttaaaaattaaaataacgtaaaataaaaaaataaatacaaaaaaaaactgaaaattgcatgCCATGTTTTGAGATTTCTCTCCTATTGTATCCTGTAAGTGTTTGGTTTATTTTAAGTTGGAAATTGGTTCGACTTATTCTACATTAAagtgatttgttttaaattttatttcaataattttttcttttttttttgaacttcatattcggAAAATACTAAATTCATAACAACtgtatatataattatttatttgttttcaatgtaagtatttttaaaagttcttgttctgattttatgtttttaaagttgATACAGGATATttctaaattaatgaaaatttgctTATGCTGTAGTAGTACTTAATTAATAGTATAACTAACTTTTTATGCATTGAAATCTCTTTGCATGTtaatgttgtaaaaaattattttgggttACATTTCAGTAAATGCAATTTAATGTTGTCTAGAATAAAATTAACAAGTTTACTGAGGTAACTGTACTGTGGTTTTACTTCAAGTTAACTAACTACACGAAGAATAGTGAGTTAAGAAGGTACAAAACCATTTTTAACCCTATGAAAAGTTATTGCagcgaaacctgtgtaagttaaccacttgctgtgcactactttagtattcaacttaaacaggtggtcaacttatagaggttaaattatatgatatagatctaattctgtacctgaaaataGCGGTTGACTTACAAGGGTGGctaactttacaggttttatcttaatacagtcggacctccatatatcgaagtagcaaattgccgggaaaaaattcgatatatagaaatttcgatatatagaaactatctgtttttatcctaaaaatctcctaaaacattaaaattaaagctcattttcgtgtatgaaacccaatttctaatttatacgagtatcagattaaaagttaagaactgaaaaattaacagaaattacacttttgcgttttcacacatcttcatttttcgtcaattcaacttgatgcgcaatattagggtattttcgttttgacaatgtgatcgagagaaaaagaaaaaaccacaATCTACTTAagctgaatgatttttactgaagttaaaagactaaaaatgataatcaacagacaaaagggataacttgaaactgattttacagtgttactggtaatgagatttgaaatgaacttgacggaatttaagaactccagaacggaacaacgacataTCTACACACCTCTCAGCCCCAGATTCCATATgatttcatagcaacctttagtgaacataatattctcccctaaccttcatttttcatgagacaaacagtctaaagtgaaaaaaaaaaaaaaaatctacgaatgtctcgaattttttttcgatatatagagattttttcgatatatagaaacaatttttctatgtaatgaacatggaaacgtgctggaatttcgatatatagaaaatttcgatatgtggaagttcgatatatggaggtccgactgtatataaaaatcttctgtgcggacgtttgtcaccataaggcttttaaacggctttaccgattttgatcaaatttattgtgtgtaattaaattgtggcaagcatggtttcgaagtgcGATGGATTGAATTggaacgtttttgttaattaattaatcaatttaaacattggatggttatatctcccaaatggttaatatttattttaacctattgttgagcaagaactaaaataaatatttaacccgttgccaaaggacaataagaaagccagctctactttttgtaatgaaatttcctaccgTTATATATCAATTGAGAATAGGTAAAACGTGGAGAtagagagagaatgaagccttcatttcttgaaagcaatgattttagtcctgaaatatattttaaagtaaagcacTGGAAGGTTCACACAAAATGTGTGTCGTTGTTGTTGAACAATGTAACCGGAtcagtgctttaggttttcctaaggcccctatatatacaaaccgacgcatcagcttaagatcaaccATTTTGGATTGGAGCGTGTGTTTGAGTGatttgtcttttctggcgagttatcacgTTTGATGATTGTTCACTgagagcaattattagcggcacaagtgaattgtttattaaataaaatattatttttggcagaTTTGGCGAAATCTAAAACTTTGCTGCAGTAACCCTTGCAGCGCAGCAAtcaaaaatccgatccaaaatggctaaacttaagctgatgcgttgaCCTATATATAGGTGCCGTATATATAGGGACCTtagattttcctaaccaaatgatcagaaagtaccgtaattagcaacatttgtttcttagctcaaatccatctgagttttgtcaccaatgtcaagaatactttaaggattatcaaactaatcagtacattattaaaggaaaagatgatggaatttaaagatgaaacaaattttattttcgtccagataaattacaacagggtagttctgtacataaaagatcagtgcagtggaagatctttgtCTTTGGTGAAAAGAATCAACTAGGCAATgtgtgaagttttaaaagtttttgttcaaaggATCGGACCGCTAATTGGTTGGTGTTGGCTTCTCttactgatcggctggattacagtaacgtggtgactttggctataaacaatagagttgcgtgatcatttgtttacataatgtaatttattgtattttttgtttatttcgcaaaatattttaatttgcaaagaattgtttttcatttttaaagagggtgtagtcattttagttgaagaatgtgtttattttacaccgggaggggggggatgagtgattttcgcttattcagagaactattTTTAccttaatcatttatttaaacaacatcctttcgattgttttattctttttcatatgggggatgttgcagccgGATTTCGTGTTAGTTgcagatgggtagttagttttttatacttaatatctgaggacgctttttgtcctttgagtatggctgaaggaacaaaccatcagtacgggagaaaaaatatttaataaaacagctgctcagtgggcattagatagatcaagttgtaataaatatacacattgtGACACCacgcagcttaaaacattttctatttacttatgtttgtcaacaaaacggttcaaacacttgatagtttaaaTATTGATAACATTTTCATAGCACATTTTTTACACTGCTTAGCTAAAAATGGACTGAGTATGATTTTTCATACTCGTTTCCGGGAGGGTCCAGACTGTCTTTGGTTATTCTCCTGCCAATCGGGTATCGGCTAAGCCATAGAATGTTAAAAGCATAACTTCAGACTGACCTTGCAAAAACTgggattgttttttattttttcccatgtAATACTAGGAGCAAGCAAGTGCAATATTGCTGAGAAATTTGTTTTTAggtgaaatttttagtttctatATTATGATTTCTATtatgttcataattttttatatggTTTTTATGGTTGTGATtgacttaattttttaatactagGGATTCATCACTTGATGAACTGTGCCTGTATGTCAAAAACATTCCTCTTGATTTAACTCGCGTAAGTATTGTTTTTCAATTATGATTGatctattaaaaattttgatgaccTTATGATTCTTTTATGTTTCAGTCTTTTGACAAAAATacgtattaaaaaagaaacaggCAAAtgcttatttttcctttatttaagattttttcccgCCTAGTTTATCCTCTGAAATGATAAGTGGCTTGCTAACTTTCTTAATTTTTCGTGTGTGCCAAGTATCCAGCTTTCTAATATTTGTCGTTTCAATTTTTACATTATCGAGAAAATGATTCAGTTGTAGTTTACTAGTGTAAAATTTTGTCTAGAAACctggttttaaaacttttgtttttaagtatatctttacaggttattattattctttttttttaaatgtaaggtaaggtcaccagtaacagacaagggcccagtaacagacagtcataagtttggatttaaataataagccttttaggcaGTAAAACTAATGTTGCTGTGCCTCATGAATACGGGGCAGCCATTGTTATCACAGTGAATTTCATaaaccagttggtatttacaaggcagtggtgaaaAGTTATGAGCAGCCACTACGAGGTCAGgtagtgtttcatgttcatttgaatttaataagcaggggtctggccagaggatatttgggtccgttaacggacccttcacaaaaatccgatcaaccaaaatgaacctttcacaaaatccggatcaaccaaaacggaccctttacaaaattctgataaacaagaacggatctttcacaaattgtttattgaaagagcaaatctggaAGCAAAATAACGCAATTTTCTGTGtataaaaccgataatttttggagccttttttGTGGTCAATTTAGAGGGATTAGCTTATACAAAATccgctaattttgcaaagaaaaaaaaaatcggcacttttgtgatgctcctgcaagcaataaataattgcTGCTGCCAAATAAAtgtaatgcttgttgtttgtttcttggaaagaaattaacagctgaaaataagtttggttttaaataattttgttagttttaccacagctaattagcagggtgttgttgtaaacttttctgaaaaggtgttggtaagcacttttctccctgctcatgatttaataaacaataataataatatatatcagcgaaatgaacttagaattgCAAAGAGATAGGGTGCCagtttgtcaatatttgcgtttttgttTTTAGGGTGTGCGGtgcaatgtttaactgttattttgtaagaaaattatgtggttttgatttttcaatgcaaaaaggatgattaactttaaataaaggCTTTTactttcggtatttttttttctttagattctacattttgaaaaatgcaatcttttaacatctgatatgagaatcatattttgttctttttttcaagctaacttcgcttaattaggatgcaaataaatggaaagtctctttatttttgttagaacactcatttcaagtttttaaagcaaaattccattttcttttatgagtcaactagtggtaccctcacggctttgcccgtaatataaaaattgaaagatttttttggttcgcctgtatatttacaaataatgtatggtgaattttctcgccagttggcttgtacccatgttacggttccacgttatgataatttcgtaatttacttgtccatcttatgataattttgttcttaaaattggaacagaaaaagaaccacatcgaattttcgaaaaatcgcttcgaggtgcccacctcgatgctacaaactaactttgtgccaaatttcattaaaatcagccgaacggtctagatgctatgcgtgtcacagagatactgacagagagactttcagctttattattagtaaagaaaattaaaatgccgaatcgatgttttttttttgcttcaattttgtccacagatattaatgatatgtttatcataagagtctaaaatgcaattttaaaattaattttttaaaaatattccttatacaagccatttttatacttttgatgacactttgagaattgcgatcctTTTGCCTACGCTATGGAAATAcggtttttcgaatttttgatgtttagtacactgttaagaggtaaacaaataaaatctctttttatatttgttaaaatcacagaatttataagttttaaaagaaactcTGCTTTtgaagagtgtcttgggtcaaaaagttaaatgctgaacccttgtctgatttttttttttgttacgattattttaaatactgtgcaGAAATATTTCCAGTATAATTTAAcctaatgtagaatggtagataaatatacttgagagagcgatgccgccccctcccctccaaatactagaaaaacaccccagaatgatattctcaacatagaagaggaaagcactcaactttaagtttaaatgatgcagtttgtgctatctctaatgtctaaaattttgttttacacaaattttttttttatttttatttattttgcagaaTTATtagacttttcacaaaattaattgatttttcaccaaaagcggatgctgtgaaaaatcctggacagacccctgataagtctttagttctaaaaaatgaagaacttatgcacattttgaagagaaaagaggaattttgtctattactcacATCCTTTCCTCACCCTGTCTGTTGCTGGCAGGTtggaccttttttcaaaattgagcaaataaaaatagaatcagTGTGGTTATTAGTATTCATATTTCTGTTTTAACTGCTTTTTGTACTTCGAATCTGTTTTGAAGTTTCGATCAAACCAACCCGCATGTAGAGAGCACTCGCTGTAGTGGTGCAAAAGAAACAGGGCTCTTATCAGGGACAAATTTAGACTTGAAGGgaccctaagctatttcagataTGGGGTCCCTTTTGTTATCCGAACAACATTCCTTTCTGTGAGatgaaaggcttttttttttcttcttcacgaTGTTTGTCTCTTTTCCTCTAATACATCGagttatgttttacttttttctgcttgttttttaatatgtttttcctAATATCCTTTTTGGGTTGACATTAAAATGGGGAATGGTATTAAGAGTGATGCAAGACAAGACTCTCCTTTAAGTGAAGTATAGAAAATCCCAACTGCCAGGTATCCGGGGatttctcccctggaaaattttgaaaaaaagatatgaaattctgcattttgaaacctTAGGGGTAGTTGGAGCTACAAAACTAGCAGCACAAaaatcttttgcaaattaagataatttgcattaaaaatagtttttcattctacatcagtcgacagagagaaagaGCGGGGGAAGAGAAAAGACTATACCTTAGAGTTACTTGTTCGCGTCGGCTTTCGgcacaattagtttttaatcacccctcccATCCACCAACAAACACAACAATGAATTACATAAAAATGATCAAtagtgaaaaatgctttaaaataaatggtgtacagattta
Encoded proteins:
- the LOC129217498 gene encoding jerky protein homolog-like, yielding MVCAEKMKESGPMIQEKGLILNSKLGGSDDFKASSGWLEKFKIRHGIRQLNIEGEKLSGNVAEVDSFVSKIEDLIRDENLSPDQIYNCDETGLYWKALPEKTLAAANETSAPGRKRMKDWVTVLACSNASGSHKLELAVVGKNWLNCDMEDAGFQLLNDEDLIAEVRNSPKEDDEDENDSGTNKISNNDAFESFAKGLAWLEQQEQCDSSELMILRKLRDRAARQRTAKLHQMKLPFKPL